The window AGACCTGCCGGGCGAAATCCTCGCCAGCCGTCAGGCGGGCCAGGCTCATCAGCCCCCACCAGCAGGCCGCCAGCAACAGCAGGCCGGCCACGCCGTAGCCCAACACCCGGCGCACGATCTGCAGCGTGTCGGCCCGCGACCGGGAAACTCCCATCGCCCAGTAGACACAGGCCACGCCGCAGACCTCGATCAATCCCAAAGGCCCGCGAATGACAAAACCCAGCACGAACAACGTCAACACCGCAGAGTGACGCAGCCTCGATCCCAATCGCTCGCCAGTGTGCAGCAGGTAGAAACAGGCCAGGCACAGCAGCGACGTCATCTGGTCCAGGCACACCGAACGGGACTTCTCGAGCAGTTGCGTCGTCAGCGCGGTGAGCAGCACGGTCAACAAGGCCCAGGTGCGACCGGACGGCGCCAGCAACCGGTAGACCATCGCCAGTACACCCGCCGAGGCCAGCGCCGTGGGCATGATATTGGCCAGGTGGTTCGGTGCACCGAACAGCCGGGCGAACAGGTAGCTCAGGAAGGTCGCGGTGCCCGGGTAGTCGGGATAGGGCTCGCCATAGGTCGTGGCGAAGAAGCCCGGGCCATGACGGTACATTTCCTCAAGGAACAACCACCAGCGCCCGTCGAAGCCCTGGGCCGTCTGGTCCCAGATTCCAAGGGTGAAGAGCAACAGGGCGATCAGGAAGATCGATAGCGATTCAAGGCCAAGGCGTTTTTCGTGAAGCATCGGTGTACGACTCATCCGCAGCGACAGGGTGGGCGGGCAAACCCACATGGTGCCTTTCGTGGCACTGAATGCTCCCTGAACGAAGGCGCAGAAGCCGAGTGACTGGGAATGCTTCTCGATAAAGAGCGCTGGGCTGTCCCCGGCTCCTGGCTCGCTCTATAGTCCCCCCTCAGTCCAAGGTAGGAGCCTACGCAGTGCACTCCAGAATCACTTCCCGCCCCCACTCCCTTCGTACCCTGACGCTCGCCCTGTCGCTGGCCCTGTTCAGCGTCTGCAGTCATGCCGCGCCTCTGCCCGATGCCCCGGAGATCGCCACGGGCTATCGCAGCGGCATGCTCACCCAACACGCCAGCAGGCATATGGCCGCCGCCGCCAACCCGCTGGCTGCCGAGGCCGGCCGGGAAATCCTGCGCCAGGGCGGCTCCGCCGTGGACGCCGCCATCGCGATGCAGGCCGTGCTGACGCTGGTCGAACCACAGGCCACCGGGATCGGCGGCGGTGCCTTCATCATGGTCTGGGACGGTAAGCAGGTGCACGCCTACGACGGCCGCGAAACCGCGCCGGCCGGCGCCAGCGAAAAGCTGTTCCTGAATGCCGATGGAACGCCGATGGCCTTCACCCAGGCGCAGATCGGCGGCCGTTCGGTCGGCACGCCCGGTGTGATGCGTGCCCTGGAGCTGGCCCATCGCAGCAACGGTCGACTGCCCTGGGCACAACTGTTCGAGCCGGCGATCCGCCTGGCCGAACAGGGTTTTCCGATTTCACCACGCCTGCACAAGCAGATTGCCGCCAGCCCGTTCCTGCCGAAGTCACCGGCCATGGCCGCCTACTTCCTGGACCCTGACGGTCGCCCGAAAGCAGTCGGCACGACGCTGAAGAACCCGGCACTGGCCGCCGTGCTCAAGCGCATCGCCAAGGAAGGCAGCGATGCCCTGTACAAAGGCCGCATCGCCGAAGAAATCGTCACAGCCGTCAATGGCAGCAGCAACCCCGGCAGCCTGTCGCTGGCCGACCTGCAGGGCTACCAGGCCAAGGAACGCACGCCGATCTGCTCCGACTACAAGCAATGGAAACTCTGCGGCATGCCACCGCCGTCGTCCGGCGCGATCGCCATCGCGCAGATCTTCGGCACCCTGCAGGCACTCGAAGCCCGCGACAAGCGCTGGGCGCTAGCGGCACTGCCGCCCCTGAAAACCGCGACGGCCGCCAGCCTGGAGCCTCGTCCCGAGGCCGTGCACCTGATCGCCGAAGCCGAGCGACTGGCCTACGCCGACCGTGGCCTGTACGTGGCCGACAGCGATTTCGTCCCGGTACCGGTGGCCGGCCTGATCGACCCCGCCTACCAGGCCGAACGGGCCCGGCTGATCGGCGAACGCAGCCTGGGCAAGGCCGAACCCGGGGTACCGGCCGGCCTGACGGTCGCTCTCGCCCCGGATCGCTCGCCCATGCGCATCTCCACCTCGCAGATCGTTGCCGTGGATGACCAGGGTGGCGCCGTGTCCATGACCACCACGGTGGAAAGCTCGTTCGGTTCGCACCTGATGGTCGAGGGTTTCATCCTCAACAACCAGTTGACCGACTTCTCCTTCATTCCCAGCGAGAACGGCAAGCCGGTGGCCAACCGCGTCGAACCGGGCAAGCGCCCGCGCTCATCGATGGCCCC of the Pseudomonas vanderleydeniana genome contains:
- the ggt gene encoding gamma-glutamyltransferase, with the translated sequence MHSRITSRPHSLRTLTLALSLALFSVCSHAAPLPDAPEIATGYRSGMLTQHASRHMAAAANPLAAEAGREILRQGGSAVDAAIAMQAVLTLVEPQATGIGGGAFIMVWDGKQVHAYDGRETAPAGASEKLFLNADGTPMAFTQAQIGGRSVGTPGVMRALELAHRSNGRLPWAQLFEPAIRLAEQGFPISPRLHKQIAASPFLPKSPAMAAYFLDPDGRPKAVGTTLKNPALAAVLKRIAKEGSDALYKGRIAEEIVTAVNGSSNPGSLSLADLQGYQAKERTPICSDYKQWKLCGMPPPSSGAIAIAQIFGTLQALEARDKRWALAALPPLKTATAASLEPRPEAVHLIAEAERLAYADRGLYVADSDFVPVPVAGLIDPAYQAERARLIGERSLGKAEPGVPAGLTVALAPDRSPMRISTSQIVAVDDQGGAVSMTTTVESSFGSHLMVEGFILNNQLTDFSFIPSENGKPVANRVEPGKRPRSSMAPTLVFDRQNGEFLGTVGSPGGSQIIEYVAKTLVGLLDWNLDPQAAINLPNFGSRNGPTELEPGLFSAALVETLKKQGHALNELEMTSGTQAIMRVRDAQGRSSWAGGADPRREGEALGD